One Glycine max cultivar Williams 82 chromosome 4, Glycine_max_v4.0, whole genome shotgun sequence DNA segment encodes these proteins:
- the LOC100815931 gene encoding glutamate synthase [NADH], amyloplastic isoform X2 has protein sequence MDELIHSRFSTNTFPSWDRAQPMRVLGHNGEINTLRGNVNWMKAREGLLKCKELGLSENELKKLLPIVDANSSDSGAFDGVLEFLIQSGKSLPEAVMLMIPEAWQNDNNMDPQRKAFYEYFSALMEPWDGPALIAFTDGHYLGATLDRNGLRPGRFYVTHSGRVVMASEVGVVDIPLEDVSQKGRLNPGMMLLVDFEKHIVVNDDALKEQYSLARPYGEWLKKQKLELKDIVDSVHESERVPPSITGVMPASGDDVDMENMGIHGLLAPLKAFGYTVESLEMLLLPMAKDGTEALGSMGNDTPLAIMSNREKLTFEYFKQMFAQVTNPPIDPIREKIVTSTECMVGPEGDLTEITEEQCHRLSLKGPLLSIEEMEAIKKMNYRGWRSKVIDITYSKGRGKKGLEEALDRICAEAHDAISDGYTTLVLSDRAFSRKRVAVSSLLAVGAVHQHLVKTLERTRVALVIESAEPREVHHFCTLVGFGADAICPYLAVEAIWRLQVDGKIPPKANGEFYSKDELVKKYFKASNYGMMKVLAKMGISTLASYKGAQIFEALGLSSEVIERCFAGTPSRVEGATFKMLARDALQLHGLAFPSRVFSPGSAEAKALPNPGDYHWRKGGEIHLNDPLAISKLQEAARTNSIDAYKQYSKLIHELNKACNLRGLLKFKEAAVKVPLDEVEPASEIVKRFCTGAMSYGSISLEAHTALATAMNKIGGKSNTGEGGEQPSRMEPLSDGSKNPKRSAIKQVASGRFGVTSYYLTNADELQIKMAQGAKPGEGGELPGHKVVGDIAVTRNSTPGVGLISPPPHHDIYSIEDLAQLIHDLKNANPAARVSVKLVSEAGVGVVASGVVKGHADHVLISGHDGGTGASRWTGIKNAGLPWELGLAETHQTLVANDLRGRTVLQTDGQIKTGRDVAIATLLGAEEFGFSTAPLITLGCIMMRKCHKNTCPVGIATQDPVLREKFAGEPEHVINFFFMIAEEMREIMSQLGFRTVNEMVGRSDMLEVDKEVIKSNEKLENIDLSLLLRPAAELRPEAAQYCVQKQDHGLDMALDNKLIGLSNAALVKGLPVYIESPIHNVNRAVGTMLSHEVTKKYHLNGLPTDTIHIRFNGSAGQSFGAFLCPGITLELEGDGNDYVGKGLSGGKIVVFPPKGSTFDPKQNIVIGNVALYGATSGEAYFNGMAAERFCVRNSGAKAVVEGVGDHGCEYMTGGIVVVLGNTGRNFAAGMSGGIAYVLDMDGKFLSRCNHELVDLDKVEEEEDITTLRMLIQQHQRHTNSVLAKEVLADFENLVPKFIKVFPKEYKRVLASIKSKEASKDAAESASKHGEEQDEIELVEKDAFEELKKLATASVNGKPIEAESFKRPSQVIDPVKHRGFVAYEREGVQYRDPNARINDWNEVMKETKPGPLLKTQSARCMDCGTPFCHQENSGCPLGNKIPEFNELVYQNRWREALERLLETNNFPEFTGRVCPAPCEGSCVLGIIENPVSIKSIECAIIDKAFEEGWMVPRPPARRTGKRVAVVGSGPSGLAAADQLNKMGHTVTVYERADRIGGLMMYGVPNMKADKVDIVQRRVNLMAEEGINFVVNANIGHDPLHSLDRLREENNAIVLAVGATKPRDLPVPGRELSGVHFAMEFLHANTKSLLDSNLQDGNFISAKGKKVVVIGGGDTGTDCIGTSIRHGCSSIVNLELLPQPPQTRAPGNPWPQWPRIYRVDYGHQEGAAKFGKDPRSYEVLTKRFVGDENGVVKGLEVIRVRWEKDETGRFQFKEIEGSEEIIEADLVLLAMGFLGPESTIAEKLGIERDNRSNFKAEYGRFSTSLKGVFAAGDCRRGQSLVVWAISEGRQAAAQVDSFLTNEDLEHNVAGSPDELIKKKQQPRDTVAVANKQ, from the exons ATGGACGAGTTG ATACATTCACGATTTTCTACAAATACTTTTCCTAGTTGGGATCGTGCTCAACCTATGCGTGTATTGGGCCACAATGGAGAAATCAACACACTTAGAGGGAATGTAAACTG GATGAAGGCACGCGAGGGCCTACTGAAGTGCAAGGAGCTTGGTCTATCCGAGAATGAGTTAAAGAAGCTTTTGCCTATTGTGGATGCAAATTCATCTGATTCAG GAGCTTTTGATGGTGTGCTTGAGTTTTTGATTCAGTCTGGAAAAAGTCTCCCTGAAGCTGTTATGTTGATGATTCCTGAAGCATGGCAAAATGACAACAACATGGATCCTCAGCGTAAAGCATTTTATGAATACTTCTCAGCTCTCATGGAGCCATGGGATGGGCCAGCTCTTATAGCAT TTACTGATGGGCACTATCTTGGAGCAACCTTGGACAGGAATGGGCTGCGACCAGGCCGCTTTTATGTCACCCACAGTGGACGAGTTGTAATGGCGAGTGAAGTTGGGGTTGTAGACATTCCTCTTGAAGACGTGAGTCAGAAAGGAAGACTAAATCCTGGCATGATGCTTCTAGTGGATTTTGAGAAGCATATTGTTGTGAATGATGATGCCTTAAAGGAACAGTATTCATTGGCAAGGCCATATGGGGAATGGCTCAAAAAGCAGAAGTTAGAACTCAAAGACATAGTTGATTCTGTTCATGAATCTGAAAGAGTTCCTCCATCAATAACAGGAGTGATGCCA GCATCTGGTGATGATGTGGATATGGAAAATATGGGAATTCATGGTTTACTGGCTCCATTGAAAGCTTTTGG ATATACCGTCGAATCCTTGGAAATGTTGTTACTTCCCATGGCAAAAGATGGTACGGAAGCCCTTGGGTCAATGGGAAATGATACTCCATTAGCCATCATGTCTAATAGAGAAAAACTCACTTTTGAGTACTTTAAGCAAATGTTTGCCCAAGTGACAAACCCACCGATTGATCCTATTCGAGAGAAAATAGTCACGTCCACAGAATGTATGGTTGGTCCAGAAGGTGACTTAACAGAAATCACTGAGGAACAGTGCCACCGTCTTTCCCTAAAAGGTCCCCTTTTATCCATTGAGGAAATGGAagccattaaaaaaatgaattacagGGGATGGCGGAGCAAAGTTATAGATATAACATACTCAAAGGGCCGTGGTAAGAAAGGGTTGGAGGAAGCCTTGGACAGGATATGTGCAGAAGCACATGATGCAATTAGTGATGGCTACACTACCCTTGTGCTGTCTGATAGAG CTTTCTCAAGGAAACGTGTTGCTGTGAGCTCCCTGCTGGCTGTTGGTGCTGTCCATCAACATCTAGTGAAAACACTTGAGCGTACTAGAGTTGCCTTAGTAATAGAATCTGCCGAGCCACGTGAAGTGCACCATTTCTGCACACTTGTTGGCTTCGGTGCTGATGCTATATGTCCATATTTGGCTGTAGAGGCAATTTGGCGACTACAGGTTGATGGAAAGATCCCACCAAAAGCAAATGGTGAATTCTACTCAAAAGATGAGCTGGTTAAGAAGTACTTCAAAGCAAGCAACTATGGAATGATGAAGGTGCTTGCGAAGATGGGAATATCCACTTTGGCCTCTTACAAAGGTGCTCAGATTTTTGAAGCTCTGGGTCTTTCATCAGAAGTGATTGAAAGGTGCTTTGCTGGAACCCCAAGTCGAGTTGAGGGTGCAACATTTAAGATGCTTGCTCGTGATGCTCTTCAATTGCATGGATTAGCATTTCCTTCTCGGGTTTTCTCTCCTGGAAGTGCTGAAGCAAAGGCATTACCAAATCCTGGGGATTATCATTGGAGAAAAGGTGGGGAAATTCACTTGAATGATCCACTTGCAATATCAAAGCTTCAAGAGGCTGCCAGAACTAACAGCATAGATGCATATAAACAGTACTCTAAGCTCATTCACGAGTTAAATAAAGCTTGCAATTTGCGGGGACTTCTGAAATTTAAAGAGGCAGCTGTGAAAGTTCCCCTTGATGAAGTAGAACCTGCTAGTGAGATTGTTAAACGGTTTTGCACTGGTGCCATGAGTTATGGGTCTATATCATTGGAGGCACACACAGCATTGGCAACTGCTATGAATAAGATTGGAGGGAAATCGAACACAG GTGAGGGAGGTGAGCAGCCATCTCGTATGGAGCCTCTTTCTGATGGCTCAAAGAACCCGAAAAGGAGTGCTATTAAGCAGGTTGCTAGTGGGAGATTTGGAGTTACAAGTTACTATCTTACAAATGCTGATGAATTGCAGATAAAGATGGCCCAG GGAGCAAAACCTGGTGAGGGTGGCGAACTTCCCGGCCACAAGGTTGTAGGAGACATTGCTGTCACAAGGAATTCAACCCCTGGTGTAGGACTTATCAGCCCACCTCCTCATCATGATATTTACTCCATTGAAGATCTTGCCCAACTAATTCATGATCTAAAG AATGCCAACCCTGCTGCTCGAGTTAGTGTGAAGTTGGTATCTGAAGCTGGAGTTGGTGTAGTTGCCAGTGGAGTTGTTAAAGGCCATGCTGATCATGTCTTGATCTCTGGCCACGACGGAGGTACAGGGGCGTCCAGATGGACTGGCATAAAGAATGCTGGTCTCCCTTGGGAACTTGGCTTGGCTGAGACCCATCAAACTTTGGTTGCTAATGACCTCCGGGGTCGCACTGTTCtccaaactgatgggcaaattAAAACAGGAAGAGATGTGGCCATAGCCACTCTTCTTGGTGCCGAAGAGTTTGGTTTCAGTACAGCTCCACTCATTACTCTTGGTTGCATCATGATGCGCAAGTGTCACAAGAATACCTGCCCTGTTGGCATTGCTACCCAAGATCCAGTACTAAGAGAAAAGTTTGCTGGAGAACCTGAGCATgtcattaacttttttttcatgatagCAGAAGAAATGAGAGAAATTATGTCCCAGCTTGGGTTTCGTACTGTCAATGAGATGGTTGGCCGTTCAGATATGCTCGAAGTTGATAAGgaagtaattaaaagtaatgagAAACTAGAGAACATTGACCTCTCTTTATTGCTTAGACCTGCAGCTGAACTGCGACCAGAAGCTGCTCAATACTGTGTTCAAAAACAAGATCATGGTTTGGACATGGCATTGGATAATAAGCTTATAGGTCTGTCCAATGCTGCTTTGGTAAAGGGTCTCCCGGTATACATTGAAAGTCCAATCCATAATGTAAACCGTGCAGTGGGAACTATGCTAAGCCATGAGGTGACAAAAAAGTACCACTTAAATGGTCTTCCTACTGACACTATTCATATCAGATTTAATGGCAGTGCAGGCCAGAGCTTTGGCGCATTCCTTTGTCCTGGCATCACTTTGGAACTTGAAGGTGATGGCAATGACTATGTTGGTAAAGGACTGTCAGGTGGAAAGATTGTAGTATTTCCTCCAAAGGGGAGTACCTTTGACCCTAAGCAGAATATTGTAATTGGTAATGTGGCTCTATATGGGGCCACATCTGGTGAGGCATATTTCAATGGGATGGCAGCTGAAAGGTTTTGTGTGCGTAATTCTGGAGCCAAGGCAGTAGTGGAAGGTGTTGGCGATCATGGATGTGAGTACATGACTGGTGGGATAGTAGTTGTGCTTGGAAACACAGGCAGAAATTTTGCTGCAGGTATGAGTGGTGGGATTGCTTACGTTCTTGATATGGATGGCAAATTCCTATCTCGGTGCAACCATGAGCTTGTAGATCTGGATAAggttgaagaggaagaggataTTACTACTCTTAGAATGTTGATACAACAACATCAGCGCCACACAAATAGTGTGCTTGCCAAAGAAGTGCTCGCTGACTTTGAGAATCTTGTTCCAAAATTTATCAAGGTGTTCCCCAAGGAGTATAAACGAGTTTTGGCAAGTATTAAATCGAAGGAAGCTTCCAAAGATGCAGCGGAGTCTGCTTCTAAACATGGAGAGGAGCAAGATGAAATTGAATTGGTGGAGAAAGATGCTTTTGAAGAGCTTAAGAAACTGGCTACTGCATCGGTGAATGGGAAGCCTATTGAG GCTGAATCATTCAAGAGGCCTAGTCAAGTCATTGATCCTGTTAAACACAGAGGTTTTGTTGCTTATGAGCGGGAAGGTGTTCAGTACAGGGATCCCAATGCTCGAATAAATGACTGGAATGAAGTGATGAAGGAAACAAAGCCTGGTCCACTTTTGAAAACCCAATCAGCCCGTTGCATGGACTGTGGTACTCCTTTCTGTCATCAG GAAAACTCTGGGTGCCCTCTTGGAAATAAAATACCAGAATTTAATGAGTTAGTATACCAAAATAGGTGGCGTGAAGCATTAGAGAGGCTTCTTGAGACAAATAACTTCCCAGAGTTTACTGGTAGGGTATGCCCAGCACCTTGTGAAGGTTCTTGTGTCCTTGGTATTATTGAGAATCCAGTATCTATTAAAAGCATAGAATGTGCTATCATAGACAAAGCTTTTGAGGAGGGGTGGATGGTGCCACGACCTCCAGCTAGGAGAACTGG GAAAAGAGTGGCCGTTGTTGGAAGTGGACCGTCTGGCCTGGCAGCTGCTGACCAACTGAATAAAATGGGCCATACAGTAACTGTGTATGAAAGAGCTGATAGGATTGGAGGGCTTATGATGTATGGTGTTCCCAACATGAAAGCTGACAAAGTGGATATAGTTCAACGGCGGGTCAACCTTATGGCAGAGGAGGGAATTAACTTTGTGGTGAATGCTAATATCGGGCATGATCCTTTACATTCTCTCGATAGGCTTCGGGAGGAAAATAATGCTATTGTCTTGGCTGTAGGAGCCACAAAACCAAG GGATCTCCCAGTACCTGGGCGGGAGCTGTCAGGAGTTCATTTTGCTATGGAGTTTCTTCATGCAAACACTAAAAGCTTGCTTGATAGCAATCTCCAGGATGGTAACTTCATTTCTGCTAAGGGAAAGAAAGTTGTGGTTATTGGTGGGGGTGACACGGGCACAGATTGCATAGGGACATCCATTCGGCATGGGTGTAGTAGCATTGTAAATCTGGAACTTCTCCCTCAGCCACCACAAACTAGGGCCCCAGGCAACCCTTGGCCACAG TGGCCTCGCATATACCGAGTAGATTATGGGCACCAAGAAGGTGCGGCGAAATTTGGGAAAGATCCAAGATCTTATGAGGTATTGACTAAGCGGTTTGTGGGAGATGAAAATGGAGTTGTGAAGGGACTTGAAGTAATACGTGTTCGCTGGGAGAAGGATGAAACTGGGAGGTTTCAATTTAAGGAAATTGAGGGCTCCGAGGAGATTATTGAGGCTGACCTAGTTTTACTGGCCATGGGATTCCTTGGCCCTGAGTCT ACAATTGCAGAGAAGTTGGGTATAGAGCGAGACAATAGGTCAAACTTCAAGGCAGAGTATGGTCGCTTCTCAACCAGTCTTAAAGGGGTGTTTGCAGCTGGAGATTGTCGACGTGGTCAGTCCTTGGTGGTATGGGCAATTTCAGAGGGACGACAAGCTGCAGCACAAGTTGACAGTTTCCTCACAAATGAAGATTTAGAGCACAATGTTGCCGGGAGTCCAGACGAACTTATCAAGAAGAAGCAGCAACCAAGGGACACTGTGGCAGTGGCAAACAAACAGTGA